The Pseudoxanthomonas sp. SL93 genome segment GCCGCGGCACGGGGGCGTGCCGCGAGTGCCACTTGCATCGGGTCCGTCACGGGCGTAGAAATTCCGTCAGCCTCCACCCGGAGTTGTGCCATGGCATTCGGTCGCTGGATTCTGCTTGGATTTTTCCTGATGCTCGCGGTGCCGCTGCGCGCAGCTTCGCCCGCTTCCCTGCCGGATATCGTCCAGCAGCAACAGCAGATCCGCGATGAGCTCGCCAGCGGTGCGTTGCCGCTCAATCCCCGCCAGAAGCGCATCGTGGGGGAGCAGCAGGCGATCGTCTTCGCCGTGACCGAAGGCAAGACGTCGCTGGCGGATCTCAATGCGGACGAACAGGTGCGGTTGCGCAATGCCCTGGAAGTGATCAATGCGCAGGTGTCCACCCGGGTGACGGCGGAAGACGAGCGTGAAGTCTGCTGGCGCGAGAAGCGCACGGGCAGCAAGCTGGTCACCACGGTCTGCGGCACGGAGAAAGAGCGGCGCGAAGCCCGGGAAGGTGCGCGCGACTACATGTCCAGGCCGAGCATCTGCCAGCCGCCGGGGTGCGGTGCATCTCCCTGACGCAGCGAGCCGTTCGTGGTGACACGGTGTGCGCTTCGGACAGGCGTTAGCGGGTAGCCGTCGGCATATCGTTCTTGTCCGCCCGGCGATACCCGAGTGTCTCGGTGAGATGGGCCGTGACGATGTCGTCGCTGCCCGCGAGGTCGGCAATGGTGCGCGCTACGCGCAGGATGCGATGCATGCTGCGGGCGGACAGCTGCAGGCGTTCGATGGCGCGTTCCAGCAAGGCCTGGTCGCGCGATGCCAGGCGACAATGCGCCATGGTGTCCGACTGGCTGATCTGTGCGTTGGGCTTGCCGCTGCGGGCCAGTTGCCGCGCCCGCGCCCTCACCACGCGGGCCTGTACCTGCGCGGAGGATTCTCCCTGGATCGCATCCGGGCGCAGTTCATGAGGCGGCAGGCGTGGCACTTCCACGTGCAGGTCGATGCGGTCCATCAGCGGACCCGAGATGCGGCCGCGGTAGCGCCTTATCAGCTCGGGATTGCAGCGGCAGCGGCCGCTCGGGTCGCCTGCCCAGCCGCAGGGGCAGGGATTCATGGCGGCGACCAACTGGAAACGCGCCGGGAACTCCGCGCTGCGCGCCGCGCGTGAAACGGTGACGGTGCCGGATTCGAGCGGTTCGCGCAGTACTTCCAGTGCGCGCCGGTCCCACTCGGGCAACTCGTCGAGGAAGAGCACGCCGTGGTGCGCGAGGGAAATCTCACCCGGGCGGGGCTGCGCGCCACCGCCGACCAGGGCGACGGCGCTGGCGGTGTGGTGGGGTGACCTGTACGGACGCTGCCGCCAGCGCGAGGGATCGAGTCCGCGTCCGCTGACGGAAGCGATGGCGGCGCTTTCGAGGGCTTCTTCCTCGCTGGCTTCCGGCAGCAGGCCGGGCAGGCGCGAAGCCAGCAGCGTCTTGCCGCACCCCGGTGGCCCGATCAGCAGCAGGTGATGGTTGCCGGCGGCTGCCACTTCCAGCGCGCGGCGCGCGTGGGCCTGCCCACGGACATCGGCCAGGTCGGGGATGGTGCTCGGCTGCGGCGGCGGGGCCAGCGCGGGCGGCAGTTCCTTGCGGCCGTCCAG includes the following:
- a CDS encoding YifB family Mg chelatase-like AAA ATPase, encoding MSLALVHSRARAGVAAPPVRVEVQLSGGLPQTHIVGLPEAAVRESRDRVRAAILCAQFEFPARRITVNLAPADLPKDGGRFDLPIALGILAASGQIRREALAEYEFLGELGLTGELRTVDGVLPAALAVAAAGRKLIVPVGSGPEAALAQRGEAYTARTLLEVCAALDGRKELPPALAPPPQPSTIPDLADVRGQAHARRALEVAAAGNHHLLLIGPPGCGKTLLASRLPGLLPEASEEEALESAAIASVSGRGLDPSRWRQRPYRSPHHTASAVALVGGGAQPRPGEISLAHHGVLFLDELPEWDRRALEVLREPLESGTVTVSRAARSAEFPARFQLVAAMNPCPCGWAGDPSGRCRCNPELIRRYRGRISGPLMDRIDLHVEVPRLPPHELRPDAIQGESSAQVQARVVRARARQLARSGKPNAQISQSDTMAHCRLASRDQALLERAIERLQLSARSMHRILRVARTIADLAGSDDIVTAHLTETLGYRRADKNDMPTATR